A stretch of DNA from Candidatus Pseudomonas phytovorans:
GCAGCACGGTACGCCCTTCGGCGCAGGCAGCGGCCACGAACAGCACCGGGAATTCGTCGATCGCCAGTGGTACCAGCTCTTCGGGGATGTCGATACCCTTCAGCCTGGCACCACGCACGCGCAGGTCAGCCACTGGCTCGCCGCCGACTTCACGCTGGTTTTCCAGGGTGATGTCGCCGCCCATCAGGCGCAGGATGTCAATGACACCGGTACGGGTCGGGTTGATGCCAACGTGCTCAAGCACCAGCTCGGAACCTTCGGCGATGGAGGCTGCCACCAGGAAGAATGCTGCCGAGGAAATGTCGGCCGGCACTTCGATGCGGGTAGCGGTCAGCTTGCCGCCGGACTGCAGTGAAGCTACCGGGCCGTTCGACTCGACCGCATAGCCAAAGCCGCGCAGCATGCGCTCGGTGTGGTCACGGGTAGGCGCCGGCTCGGTAACAGTGGTCTTGCCTTCGGCGTACAGGCCAGCCAGCAGCAGGCAGGATTTGACCTGGGCGCTGGCCATCGGCAGCGTGTAGGTCAGGCCCTTGAGCTTGTGGCCACCGCGGATGGTCAGCGGCGGGCGGCCTTCCGGGCCGGTCTCGACCACTGCGCCCATTTCGCGCAGCGGGTTGGCCACACGGTTCATCGGGCGCTTGGACAGCGAAGCGTCACCCGTCATGGTCACGTCGAACGACTGGCCGGCCAGCAGGCCCGACAGCAAGCGCATCGAGGTACCCGAGTTGCCCACGTACAGTGGCCCGGGCGGCGGCTTGAGGCCGTGCAGGCCAACACCGTGAATGGTCACGCGGCCGTGGTTGGGGCCTTCGATGACCACACCCATGTCGCGGAATGCCTGCAGGGTCGCCAGCGCGTCTTCACCCTCAAGGAAGCCTTCGACCTCGGTGGTGCCTTCGGCCAGCGAGCCGAGCATGATCGAGCGGTGGGAAATCGACTTGTCGCCCGGTACACGGATTCGCCCGTTCAGGCGGCCACCCGGTTGGGCCAGGAAAATCAGATCGTTGGCGTTCATAGCGTCCACATAGGCCCGGCGGGCCAGGATTTTACTGAAATGCTCGCGGGCAACCCGTGCGCGGGTGAATACACCCAGCAGCTGGTGCCCGTCCCCTTCAGCGATCGCGTCGCGCAAGGCGTCGAGATCGCTGCGATATGTATCGAGTGTGCGCAGGACAGCGTCGCGGTTGGCGAGAAAGATGTCGTGCCACATGGTCGGGTCGCTGCCGGCGATTCTTGTGAAATCGCGGAAGCCTCCCGCAGCGTACCGGAAGATCTCGAGGTTTTCATTGCGCTTGGCCAGCGAATCGACCAAACCAAAGGCCAGCAGGTGCGGCAAGTGGCTGGTAGCTGCCAGCACTTCGTCATGGCGCTCGACCGACATATGCTCTACGTCGGCATCCAGCGCCCGCCACAGGCGGTCGACCAGGGCCAGCGCGGCAGGGTCGGTTTCAGCCAGCGGCGTGAGGATCACTTTGTGTCGACGGAACAGGGTGGCATTGGAGGCCTCTACGCCACTCTGTTCGGAGCCGGCAATGGGGTGGCCGGGAACGAAGCGTGGCAGGCGCTGACCGAAGACCGAACGCGCTTCACGGACGACGTTGCCTTTGGCGCTGCCGACGTCGGTGATGATCGCATTGCCCAGGTCGAGCTGAGCCAGGCGGGCCAGCACTTTTTCCATGGCCAGGATGGGCACGGCCAGCTGGATGACATCGGCACCGACGCACGCGAGGGCGAGGTCTTCTTCACAGCGGTCGACCACGCCCAGGGCAACGGCCTGCTTGCGCGAGGGGGCGTCCAGATCGACACCGACCACTTCGCGGCACAGGCCGCTTTCACGCAGGCCCTTGGCGAACGAGCCACCGATCAGGCCGAGGCCGACCACGACCAGGCGGTTGATGATTGGCGCGGGTTTGGTTTTTGCTGCTTTTACCACTGGTGTGAACCCTGTTCAGAAATCTATTTAGCCTGCAAGGGCCATTGGGGCTGCTTTGCAGCCCATCGCGACACAAAGCCGCTCCCACAAGGGATTGCGTACTCCTGTGGGAGCGGCCTTGTGTCGCGATGGGGCGCGAAGCGGCCCCAACCATCTCAGATCAAAGTACCGCCTTCGGATAAGAGCCCAGCACTTTCAGCGCCACGGCCTCCTGGCTGATCTGCTCCAGCACGGCCTTGATCAGCGGGTCGCGGTGGTGGCCAACGAAGTCGATGAAGAACACGTAGGTCCACTTGCCACTGCGCGACGGACGGGTCTCGATGCGGGTCAGGTCGATGCCGTTCTGGTGGAACGGCACCAGCAGCTCGTGCAAGGCACCCGGCTTGTTGCTCATCGAAACGATGATCGAAGTCTTGTCGTCGCCGGTCGGCGGCACTTCCTGGCTGCCGATCATCAAAAAACGCGTGGCGTTGTCCGGGCGGTCTTCGATCTTCTCGGCCAGGCGGGTCAAACCGTACAGGTTGGCCGCCATGTCGCCGGCGATCGCCGCCGAGTTCCACTCGCCCTTGACCCGCTTGGCCGCCTCGGCATTGCTCGAAACCGCCACGCGCTCCACGTTCGGGTAGTGCGCGTCCAGCCACTTGCGGCACTGGGCCAGCGACTGGGCGTGGGAGTAGATGCGCGTGATGCTGTCGGTCTTGGTGCTCTCGCCCACCAGCAGGTGGTGGTGAATGCGCAACTCGACT
This window harbors:
- a CDS encoding bifunctional prephenate dehydrogenase/3-phosphoshikimate 1-carboxyvinyltransferase; this translates as MINRLVVVGLGLIGGSFAKGLRESGLCREVVGVDLDAPSRKQAVALGVVDRCEEDLALACVGADVIQLAVPILAMEKVLARLAQLDLGNAIITDVGSAKGNVVREARSVFGQRLPRFVPGHPIAGSEQSGVEASNATLFRRHKVILTPLAETDPAALALVDRLWRALDADVEHMSVERHDEVLAATSHLPHLLAFGLVDSLAKRNENLEIFRYAAGGFRDFTRIAGSDPTMWHDIFLANRDAVLRTLDTYRSDLDALRDAIAEGDGHQLLGVFTRARVAREHFSKILARRAYVDAMNANDLIFLAQPGGRLNGRIRVPGDKSISHRSIMLGSLAEGTTEVEGFLEGEDALATLQAFRDMGVVIEGPNHGRVTIHGVGLHGLKPPPGPLYVGNSGTSMRLLSGLLAGQSFDVTMTGDASLSKRPMNRVANPLREMGAVVETGPEGRPPLTIRGGHKLKGLTYTLPMASAQVKSCLLLAGLYAEGKTTVTEPAPTRDHTERMLRGFGYAVESNGPVASLQSGGKLTATRIEVPADISSAAFFLVAASIAEGSELVLEHVGINPTRTGVIDILRLMGGDITLENQREVGGEPVADLRVRGARLKGIDIPEELVPLAIDEFPVLFVAAACAEGRTVLRGAEELRVKESDRIQVMADGLITLGIKCEPTPDGIIIDGGQLGGGEVHGHGDHRIAMAFSVASLRASAPIRIHDCANVATSFPNFLALCAEVGIRVAEEGKS
- the pheA gene encoding prephenate dehydratase, with translation MSEQELKALRVRIDSLDEKILELISDRARCAEEVARVKTAALKEGEKPVFYRPEREAAVLKRVMERNKGPLGNEEMARLFREIMSSCLALEQPLKIAYLGPEGTFTQAAAMKHFGHAVISRPMAAIDEVFREVAAGAVNFGVVPVENSTEGAVSHTLDSFLEHDMVICGEVELRIHHHLLVGESTKTDSITRIYSHAQSLAQCRKWLDAHYPNVERVAVSSNAEAAKRVKGEWNSAAIAGDMAANLYGLTRLAEKIEDRPDNATRFLMIGSQEVPPTGDDKTSIIVSMSNKPGALHELLVPFHQNGIDLTRIETRPSRSGKWTYVFFIDFVGHHRDPLIKAVLEQISQEAVALKVLGSYPKAVL